From the genome of Streptomyces sp. NBC_00659, one region includes:
- a CDS encoding O-antigen ligase family protein, protein MSQALPVTPLDSVTAALRRVLPVLPVVAVIALLGLPIAPRDEGGANIADAMSGLVVLCCALRLVRTRRRPLSATAALVLGLPVVGISVAAAGAADPGAGITGLTRYLQVFVLVPAAVLLLVRDRRDLRLLAWSFVALALWQGAIGVRQYVTGTGASYQGENVRAVGTFGPTDVMGMATVVAFGLVCAVALALGAGEARQRSVAVLCALALLPPLALSFSRGAWIATAVACGAQLVLAGLRRAVKAVAALAAAGMILVGGLGLGSAMLQERVTSITQVTDAPDQSVTDRYTMWAAATDMWREHPLTGVGLKGFPEYRDGHASLALSSGSDIAGAGTAFHKQALLSPHNMYLLVLGEQGLVGLLALVGSWLALLVCALRGLVRLRRTTRQAPGPGLAAAGRTPHGTDCALVACGLLVWQLVDFVYADIGGPSTVLTAVVFGVIGWWALMDPSATPGFGAAAPAAAVREEAAAR, encoded by the coding sequence GTGAGCCAGGCCCTGCCCGTCACCCCCCTGGACAGCGTGACCGCCGCCCTGCGGCGCGTGCTGCCGGTCCTGCCCGTCGTCGCGGTGATCGCGCTGCTCGGGCTGCCGATCGCGCCGCGCGACGAGGGCGGCGCGAACATCGCGGACGCCATGTCCGGTCTCGTGGTGCTCTGCTGCGCGCTCCGTCTCGTACGGACCCGCCGACGCCCCCTGTCCGCGACCGCCGCCCTGGTTCTCGGTCTCCCCGTGGTCGGCATCTCGGTCGCGGCGGCCGGGGCGGCGGACCCGGGCGCGGGGATCACCGGGCTCACCCGCTATCTCCAGGTCTTCGTGCTGGTGCCGGCCGCGGTCCTGCTGCTCGTCCGCGACCGGCGCGACCTCAGGCTGCTGGCCTGGTCGTTCGTGGCGCTGGCGCTGTGGCAGGGGGCTATCGGGGTACGGCAGTACGTCACCGGGACCGGCGCCTCGTACCAGGGCGAGAACGTCCGGGCGGTCGGCACCTTCGGGCCGACCGACGTGATGGGCATGGCGACGGTGGTCGCGTTCGGGCTGGTGTGCGCGGTGGCACTGGCCCTGGGAGCCGGTGAGGCACGGCAGCGCTCCGTCGCCGTGCTGTGCGCGCTGGCCCTGCTGCCGCCGCTCGCGCTGTCGTTCAGCCGGGGCGCGTGGATCGCCACGGCCGTGGCCTGCGGCGCGCAGCTCGTGCTGGCGGGGCTGCGGCGCGCGGTGAAGGCGGTCGCCGCGCTGGCCGCGGCCGGGATGATCCTGGTGGGCGGGCTGGGCCTCGGCAGCGCGATGCTCCAGGAGCGCGTCACCAGCATCACGCAGGTCACCGACGCGCCGGACCAGTCGGTGACCGACCGGTACACGATGTGGGCGGCGGCCACCGACATGTGGCGCGAACACCCGCTGACGGGCGTCGGGCTGAAGGGCTTCCCCGAGTACCGGGACGGTCACGCCTCGCTCGCGCTCTCCTCGGGCAGCGACATCGCGGGCGCGGGAACCGCCTTTCACAAGCAGGCGCTGCTCTCGCCGCACAACATGTATCTCCTCGTGCTCGGCGAGCAGGGTCTCGTCGGACTGCTCGCGCTGGTGGGCAGCTGGCTGGCGCTGCTGGTGTGCGCGCTGCGCGGACTCGTCCGCCTACGCCGCACGACACGGCAGGCCCCGGGCCCCGGCCTCGCGGCGGCGGGCCGTACCCCGCACGGAACGGACTGCGCGCTCGTTGCGTGCGGGCTGCTCGTCTGGCAGCTCGTCGACTTCGTGTACGCGGACATCGGCGGCCCCTCCACGGTCCTGACGGCCGTCGTCTTCGGCGTCATCGGCTGGTGGGCCCTGATGGATCCGTCGGCCACGCCCGGCTTCGGGGCGGCGGCCCCAGCCGCCGCCGTACGGGAAGAGGCCGCGGCGCGATGA
- a CDS encoding DUF5949 family protein, whose translation MTSTSSEKRSLRSADLGTLAVMAFSGEAPDGDMPYLLAYSLGDGEGGPEGSAAAIRQLLIDNGLPVGDKLIDGSRQPGLPLTLLVEAGQAVVGMPYLNAQCVAPPEWLEAVGERGYAYFLFATRAWPVAQPGKPVAPEDLTAFAGDEETLLSASHVLLPARRLRG comes from the coding sequence GTGACCTCAACCTCAAGCGAAAAGCGCTCACTTCGGAGCGCCGATCTCGGCACGCTCGCCGTCATGGCATTCAGCGGCGAGGCCCCCGACGGCGACATGCCCTATCTCCTCGCCTACTCGCTGGGAGACGGCGAAGGGGGTCCCGAGGGCTCCGCCGCGGCCATCCGGCAGCTGCTCATCGACAACGGACTGCCCGTGGGCGACAAGCTCATCGACGGATCCCGGCAGCCGGGCCTGCCGCTCACCCTGCTCGTCGAGGCCGGCCAGGCCGTCGTCGGCATGCCGTACCTCAATGCCCAGTGCGTGGCGCCGCCGGAGTGGCTCGAGGCGGTCGGGGAACGCGGCTACGCCTACTTCCTGTTCGCCACCCGTGCCTGGCCCGTGGCCCAGCCCGGCAAGCCCGTCGCGCCCGAGGACCTGACGGCCTTCGCGGGCGACGAGGAGACTCTGCTCAGCGCGTCCCACGTGTTGCTGCCCGCGCGCAGGCTGCGCGGCTGA
- a CDS encoding glycosyltransferase family 4 protein, giving the protein MHLPTDPPPRVLHVTQPVDGGVARVVTDLVRAQIAAGTRVTVACPDGNGFGRELRALGADVRPWHATRAPGPQLAQEVRRLGRVLARVRPDVVHAHSAKAGLAARLALRGRVPTVFQPHAWSFEAVDGAAAALALRWERWGTRWASRVVCVSEAERATGVRAGVRAPWRVIPNGVDPGRFHPADADAVRAGMPLLAGVDPAAPLVVCVGRLCRQKGQDILLDAWPSVLRRVPAARLVLVGDGPDSARLRAVAPRDVLFAGAAADAVPWYQAADLVVLPSRWEGMALAPLEAMACGRPVVMTDVDGARESLPPGHEARCLVAAPEPAPLAEAIGALLADPPLRASLGHQGRRHVLTTHDVRLTADAVAGVYRELLAGREPQHAGRVMCADHTECRESIHS; this is encoded by the coding sequence ATGCATCTGCCAACAGACCCTCCGCCGCGGGTCCTTCATGTCACACAGCCGGTCGACGGCGGTGTCGCACGCGTGGTCACCGACCTCGTCCGCGCCCAGATCGCCGCCGGAACCCGGGTGACCGTCGCCTGCCCGGACGGCAACGGCTTCGGCCGGGAGCTGCGGGCGCTCGGCGCGGACGTACGGCCCTGGCACGCGACGCGGGCGCCGGGGCCGCAGCTCGCTCAGGAGGTACGGCGACTCGGCCGGGTTCTGGCGCGGGTGCGGCCGGACGTGGTGCACGCGCACAGCGCGAAGGCGGGGCTCGCGGCCCGGCTCGCGCTGCGTGGACGGGTACCGACGGTGTTCCAGCCGCACGCCTGGTCGTTCGAGGCCGTCGACGGTGCCGCCGCGGCGCTCGCGCTGCGCTGGGAGCGGTGGGGGACGCGCTGGGCGTCCCGGGTGGTGTGCGTCAGCGAGGCGGAGCGCGCGACCGGCGTACGAGCCGGAGTGCGCGCCCCCTGGAGGGTGATCCCCAACGGCGTCGACCCCGGGCGGTTCCACCCCGCCGACGCGGACGCCGTACGAGCCGGGATGCCGCTGCTCGCGGGGGTCGATCCGGCCGCTCCCCTGGTGGTGTGCGTGGGACGGCTGTGCCGGCAGAAGGGGCAGGACATCCTCCTCGACGCGTGGCCCTCGGTGCTGCGGCGAGTGCCCGCGGCGCGGCTCGTGCTCGTCGGGGACGGACCGGACTCGGCGCGGCTGCGCGCCGTGGCACCGCGTGACGTGCTGTTCGCCGGGGCCGCCGCCGACGCGGTGCCCTGGTACCAGGCCGCCGATCTGGTGGTGCTGCCGTCCCGCTGGGAAGGCATGGCGCTGGCCCCGCTGGAGGCCATGGCCTGCGGGCGTCCGGTCGTCATGACGGACGTGGACGGCGCCCGCGAGAGCCTGCCGCCGGGGCACGAAGCCCGCTGTCTGGTGGCCGCGCCGGAACCGGCGCCGCTGGCGGAGGCGATCGGCGCGCTGCTGGCCGATCCCCCGCTGCGCGCCTCGCTCGGCCACCAGGGGCGCCGCCACGTACTGACCACGCACGACGTGCGCCTCACGGCCGACGCGGTCGCGGGGGTGTACCGCGAACTGCTGGCCGGCCGAGAGCCGCAGCACGCCGGAAGGGTCATGTGCGCGGACCACACCGAGTGCAGGGAGTCCATCCACTCGTGA
- a CDS encoding vitamin K epoxide reductase family protein → MAAAAGSGTSGGNGPRGHTVGSGRALAVLLVITGAAGLLAAWVITIDKFKLLENPNFVPGCSLNPVVSCGSVMKSEQASAFGFPNPMLGLVAYSVVICVGVSLLTGAGFPRWYWLTFNAGMLFGVGFCSWLQFQSFYRINALCLWCCLAWAATIIMFWYVTSFNVRNAFLPAPEWLKVFLAEFTWVVPALHIGVIGMLILTRWWDFWTS, encoded by the coding sequence ATGGCGGCCGCCGCGGGATCGGGGACGAGCGGCGGCAACGGTCCGCGCGGCCACACCGTCGGCAGTGGCCGTGCCCTGGCCGTGCTGCTGGTGATCACCGGGGCGGCCGGTCTTCTCGCCGCGTGGGTCATCACGATCGACAAGTTCAAGCTGCTGGAGAACCCGAACTTCGTTCCGGGGTGCAGCCTGAACCCGGTGGTCTCGTGCGGCAGCGTCATGAAGAGCGAGCAGGCGTCGGCCTTCGGGTTCCCTAACCCGATGCTGGGCCTGGTGGCGTACAGCGTGGTGATCTGTGTCGGTGTGAGTCTGCTGACCGGTGCGGGATTCCCGCGGTGGTACTGGCTGACCTTCAACGCGGGCATGTTGTTCGGAGTCGGATTCTGCAGCTGGCTCCAGTTCCAGTCGTTCTACCGGATCAACGCACTGTGTCTGTGGTGCTGTCTGGCGTGGGCCGCCACGATCATCATGTTCTGGTACGTCACATCCTTCAATGTGCGGAACGCATTTCTGCCCGCCCCGGAATGGCTGAAGGTATTTCTCGCGGAGTTCACCTGGGTCGTTCCGGCGCTGCACATCGGCGTCATCGGAATGCTGATCCTCACCCGCTGGTGGGATTTCTGGACGAGCTGA
- a CDS encoding exopolysaccharide biosynthesis polyprenyl glycosylphosphotransferase — protein MTAESTVPTPGGQPREYGFSPVSVMSSRESDGGFRFPAGQRNRVRRVSWLPLAAVDAVAALAAGQSLTEIQRHPLSVVALLLVVVLLNARASLYRPTPLPALLDELPAVCARIAVTWCALAAVFAAFAPDEALTARTLALGCAAQSVISCAGRGTVHWRRRRALAQHPGAALVIGPAGTAQRVAAAFLRHPNCGVRPVGVVADRPTGPDGLPVLTTGEEVQRALIQNGVRAVLVVEPPVRRGPMLRALALAGCELWEVDPDSPSYDRAGRHTLAGFACRPLSIGARRAAFGKRFLDVAVSGALLLLVSPLLLVFAAVLRLTDGPGVVFRQERIGKDGRPFTLLKFRTHRPVDAHEAATRWSVAGEQEMSRFCAFLRRTSLDELLQLLNVLWGDMSLVGPRPERPYFVAKFSQTYPGYAARHRMQTGITGLAQVHGLRGDTSIEDRCRFDNAYIDNWSMWQDICILLRTAAALVRPTGS, from the coding sequence GTGACTGCGGAAAGCACCGTTCCCACCCCCGGCGGACAGCCCCGGGAGTACGGATTCTCACCCGTCTCGGTCATGTCGTCGCGCGAGAGCGACGGCGGTTTCAGGTTCCCGGCCGGACAGCGGAACAGGGTCCGGCGCGTCTCCTGGCTGCCACTGGCCGCCGTGGACGCCGTCGCGGCGCTGGCTGCCGGACAGTCGCTCACGGAGATCCAGCGGCACCCGCTGTCCGTCGTCGCGCTGCTGCTGGTCGTGGTCCTGCTGAACGCCCGGGCTTCCCTGTACCGGCCGACGCCGCTGCCCGCCCTGCTCGACGAACTGCCCGCCGTCTGCGCGCGGATCGCGGTCACCTGGTGCGCCCTGGCCGCCGTCTTCGCCGCGTTCGCCCCGGACGAGGCGCTGACGGCCCGGACGCTGGCCCTGGGATGCGCCGCGCAGTCGGTGATCAGCTGCGCCGGCCGTGGCACCGTGCACTGGCGGCGTCGCCGGGCCCTCGCTCAGCACCCCGGCGCCGCCCTGGTGATCGGTCCCGCCGGGACCGCGCAGCGGGTGGCCGCGGCCTTCCTGCGCCACCCGAACTGCGGGGTACGGCCGGTCGGCGTCGTCGCCGACCGGCCGACCGGCCCCGACGGACTGCCGGTACTCACCACCGGCGAGGAGGTGCAGCGGGCGCTCATCCAGAACGGGGTGCGGGCCGTGCTGGTGGTGGAGCCGCCGGTCAGGCGCGGGCCGATGCTGCGGGCGCTGGCCCTCGCGGGCTGCGAGCTGTGGGAGGTCGACCCGGACTCCCCGTCGTACGACCGCGCGGGCCGGCACACACTGGCCGGCTTCGCCTGCCGCCCCCTGTCGATCGGCGCCCGGCGCGCCGCGTTCGGGAAGCGGTTCCTCGATGTCGCCGTCTCCGGCGCGCTGCTGCTGCTGGTCAGTCCGCTGCTGCTGGTGTTCGCGGCCGTCCTGCGGCTGACCGACGGGCCCGGTGTGGTGTTCCGGCAGGAGCGCATCGGCAAGGACGGACGGCCGTTCACGCTGCTGAAGTTCCGCACCCACCGCCCGGTCGACGCGCACGAGGCCGCGACCCGCTGGAGTGTGGCGGGCGAGCAGGAGATGAGCCGCTTCTGCGCGTTCCTCAGACGCACCTCGCTCGATGAACTGCTCCAGCTCCTGAACGTCCTGTGGGGCGACATGAGCCTGGTCGGACCGCGACCCGAACGGCCCTACTTCGTGGCCAAGTTCAGCCAGACCTACCCCGGCTACGCGGCCCGGCACCGGATGCAGACCGGCATCACCGGACTCGCCCAGGTGCACGGGCTGCGCGGGGACACCTCGATCGAGGACCGGTGCCGGTTCGACAACGCGTACATCGACAACTGGTCGATGTGGCAGGACATCTGCATCCTGCTGCGCACGGCCGCGGCGCTCGTGCGCCCGACGGGGAGCTGA
- a CDS encoding chaplin, which translates to MNTAKKAALIFATAGMAAGAAAGSAAADSGAEGAAVNSPGVLSGNVVQVPIHAPINVCGNTVDVVGLLNPAFGNACLNH; encoded by the coding sequence ATGAACACTGCCAAGAAGGCCGCTCTTATTTTCGCCACCGCCGGAATGGCTGCGGGTGCTGCCGCGGGGAGTGCCGCCGCGGACTCCGGGGCCGAGGGTGCCGCGGTCAATTCCCCGGGCGTTCTGTCGGGCAATGTCGTCCAGGTTCCCATTCACGCCCCGATCAATGTCTGCGGCAACACGGTCGACGTCGTCGGTCTGCTGAACCCGGCTTTCGGCAACGCCTGCCTCAATCACTGA
- the chpG gene encoding chaplin ChpG — MSRIAKGLALTSVAAAAVAGTAGIAAADSGAHGAAAHSPGVLSGNVLQVPVHVPVNVCGNTVNVIALLNPTFGNTCVNA; from the coding sequence ATGTCGCGTATCGCGAAGGGCCTGGCCCTGACCTCCGTTGCCGCCGCCGCCGTGGCCGGCACCGCCGGCATCGCCGCCGCCGACAGCGGCGCGCACGGCGCGGCCGCCCACTCCCCGGGCGTCCTGTCGGGCAATGTCCTGCAGGTTCCCGTTCACGTCCCGGTCAACGTCTGCGGCAACACCGTGAACGTCATCGCTCTGCTGAACCCCACGTTCGGGAACACCTGCGTCAACGCCTGA